A region from the Francisella orientalis FNO12 genome encodes:
- a CDS encoding ArsR/SmtB family transcription factor produces the protein MDLIQMKDNASKASSLLKAISHESRLLILCLLLRKEMTVGELAEYSDLSQSAFSQHLSVLRNKGLVKCRKESQNVYYSIKDSSVIKILEALYGIYCSEEKK, from the coding sequence ATGGATTTGATACAAATGAAAGATAATGCTAGTAAAGCTTCATCTTTGCTAAAAGCAATATCTCATGAATCTAGGTTATTGATACTTTGTTTGTTATTAAGGAAAGAAATGACAGTTGGAGAACTTGCAGAATATTCTGATCTAAGTCAGTCAGCTTTTTCTCAGCACCTGTCTGTTCTTAGAAATAAAGGGTTAGTTAAGTGTAGAAAGGAATCGCAAAATGTTTATTATAGTATTAAAGATTCTTCTGTGATAAAAATCTTAGAAGCATTATATGGCATATACTGCAGCGAAGAAAAAAAGTAA
- a CDS encoding amidohydrolase family protein, translating to MKTIYRASIFTFNKNATLQSLLGHKVDNLFSDSKDYTFLRDGAVVVENSLITEVNDFHKINVGENAKLIDYSGKLIMPGLIDTHMYTTQTKAVGAYGEKLLEWLDGYIFPSEASFNSSSLAHKEFDILFKELLKSGTTTICGYAPSAYDGTDIVFEIAFVFNFLYGVGCGGAILAFQEIKLLFKQFSIRPLANSLVLTFTYLFNGIVIQPLTGYIIGETHVVYYYNQSSPYSKWLYDTTVHNEWRKFNSGLFIIVLIIVISFVSSIFFTKKKSS from the coding sequence ATGAAAACAATATATCGTGCAAGTATCTTTACATTCAACAAAAATGCAACACTTCAGTCATTATTAGGTCATAAGGTTGACAACTTATTTTCTGATTCAAAAGACTATACATTTCTAAGAGATGGTGCAGTTGTCGTCGAAAATAGTTTGATAACTGAGGTTAACGATTTTCATAAGATCAACGTAGGTGAAAATGCTAAATTGATAGATTACTCTGGTAAATTAATTATGCCAGGACTTATCGATACACATATGTATACAACTCAAACAAAAGCTGTAGGTGCTTATGGTGAAAAGCTTTTAGAGTGGTTAGATGGATATATTTTCCCAAGTGAAGCTAGTTTTAATAGTAGCTCTTTAGCTCATAAGGAATTTGACATACTTTTCAAAGAATTGTTAAAGAGTGGAACTACAACTATATGTGGATACGCTCCAAGTGCTTATGACGGTACGGATATAGTTTTTGAAATAGCTTTCGTATTTAATTTCTTATATGGTGTTGGATGTGGCGGAGCTATACTAGCGTTCCAAGAGATTAAGTTGTTATTTAAGCAGTTCTCAATAAGACCATTAGCTAATTCATTAGTATTAACTTTTACTTACTTATTTAATGGTATTGTTATACAACCATTGACTGGATATATCATAGGAGAGACTCATGTAGTATATTACTACAACCAGTCTTCACCATATTCAAAATGGTTGTATGATACTACCGTACATAATGAATGGCGTAAGTTTAATAGTGGTTTGTTTATCATCGTATTAATAATAGTAATTAGTTTTGTAAGTAGTATTTTCTTTACTAAGAAAAAATCAAGCTAA